The segment GATAGAAATTATATCAACTgacaaatcaaattaaaaagaacATGGTGAATTAAAtctattaagattttttatgatattatatcatagaattaagtttattaaatagTTTAGGTGGTAAACAAATGACGTGTAGTTATTGGGTTATCCATTGTGTTCTACTGTTAGCCATTGAACACAAGAATGATAAGTAAGATAAGAAGGCattataaaactcaaatttacaGTCTTCTCCTTACGTAAGATAAGTGCTAAAACAAATACACATTCAACTGCTCTCAAGAAcatattttacttattctaCCTAGCTTTAAAAGTTACAGTTTTTTCTCCCTAGGTCAGCTTCCCTAGCCAAGGAGATTTTCTCAGTGCGCCAAGCATAAAACCTCCGAACATACTCTTAACTAGAATTTTTATGCAAAGTTTTGTTGTAAACATAAGAGAAGAGATGTAAATGTTTGTGGGCATCTACAGAAAGGAGCAAACCATGGCAGAATACGTTAACAGCACATAATTTGCTACAACAATAAACAGCTGAAAATGTTCTCCAGGATACATGGCACTAATAATAAATGACTAGACATCCAAATGAAAcatatcaattttgaaaatcctGGCACCTAATGTGAGCATCCTTAACATAGAGCAAAAATAAGAGTTcaatgtctatatatatatatgtgtgtgtgtgtgtgtcaaCATAAGAAACagcaaagaaaataatagagAGAATAAACCAAGGTGCATATTTTCCTAAGTACACTGTGGAAGTGCTGAATGTTTTCCCAGATATAGGGCACATTAGCATATAGTTTGCtacaaaaaacatataaagTTGAAATTTACTAGATACATGCTGTAAGTGCTAAATGAGAAGACacaaaagggggaaaaaaaattattttgaaaatccaGGCTGCAAAAAGAAGCATTCTTAACATAGAGAATACACATAAGAGTAAAGACGGCCATTTCCTAACATCTCATTCCACTGAAAAAAGAAGTTATATACcaagttttatgaaaatattcaGAATGTAATGTAAATACTTACACAATaaatagagttattttaaaagatattaaagGAAGCATAGTAGCATAATACAAACCATAATTGCTGGACTTGGGCacctaatattttctattgGATAAATAAAGCTCCTAAAAATTGTTTACCTCCATAAGGATCCTTCTTTGAGAAGTATTTGCCCATTAACATTCGAATGTAGTCAGCTTCATACTTTTTGAACTTGTTGATAGTCTCTGGGTTGTCAATATCCCTAACCGAAATGAGAAACATGGTGTCATCTTGCCTCTGATTTAGATCTAGAGGTCAGTACAAACTACTGTGAAGCCAACGGTACAAACTATTTCAAGGTATAACCCAATATTACATGAAGAGTCTTCAGCAATAATATATCCctgttttttttcctaaagaaaaggaaaatatatgattttcaaGCCACAGGAATTAGGATATATGGAACAGTTACAGAATTTGAACTTCTAAATCATGGATTTAGGCCAATGGTTttccattcttttatttttttccccactttctctgcaaccaaacagagaattaagttaaaaatgaataataataaaaatgttccCAGAAAAAACCATCACATGAGGAACAATGAAAGTGTTAAAATTGCGACCTGTCAATCCAATACACAAACACAAATCACCACTCAATTTGGTTCTCAGATGCTCATTTTTCCTCCCCTTTCCTTTCTCGAGAATCAGAAGGCACCCAATTGCAGAGAAATATAGATGAAACACTTCAGATTGAACTTACCGAGAGCTCTCCTGTAACTTGGGCTTCACCTCGAGAACATCGGACAAGCCCCCATTATCCACCACCGGCTTTTTCTCCAGAAAATCCAACATTCCATTACCCGCAGCACCGTCAACCTTACAaagtcaaaggaaaaaaaaaaaaaaaaaccctaaaacgGATCAACACACagaacccaaaaaagaaaaaagggacaAATTTGACAAGAATGAGGACCTGTGGCTCGGGTTTGGGCTCCGCCTTAGGGAGGAGAGACGTCTTGGATGTGGAGTTCTGCGAATTGGCTACCGAGGAAGGAGAGGGCGGTGGTGAAGCCATTGAATTTACAAATGCAAACTGAGAAGGGGGCAGTGACCGTTTTCAGTTCTTTGGGCCCTGGTCAAACTATGGTCAAGGGTTAGGAGGGGCCCACAAAGGTCGGGTCCATCTGGTGAAAATTTTCGACCGTCTGATTTCCATATTTAGTTCTTTGActtctctctttatttttataaattactgTGTAACTTGATCGGGTTGGAATTGGATTTGCATTTAACCCAAACTCAATCCGAACTGTTAAATATTTAATCCAAATTTCAACATATCTTTTCCAAGATACTCAattccctttatttatttatttaaatttttaaaatttttattttttaaatttaggttaAGCTCAAATTAAATGGATTTTTCGAACTATAGTTGAACCTagacctttttaattttatcttttatataaaatattaaacaacaTACCGTTATAAGATACTAACAAAtgaaatctattttatttttataaaaaataaaataatacataatataattaaattttatatatataatttttaattatttaaaaggataaatcctaatattgatatataaattataaatattataaaatattaaatgcgTTAACCTCCTATTGTCTACACCATTAGCCATTAGCCAAAGCCTAATCTAAACATAAGGcaactcaaatattaaaaaatacttattcaGACTCTCCCAAACATCAAATTAGGTAGACCAACCTGCCCAAATTACCTATGCTACAAATGTATTTCATGTAAGTAGCTAAAATATATCTCATCTGagataaaatatttcttgaGAAATAATGTATATTGAGGCTACGTTTGATTACCAggaagtataaaagaaaaaaaatattaagaaaaatgattttattatatttgattttattatgaaaaatatttttaaaaatgaaatataattataattaataaaaaacttgtatatttataaattattaatttttatataaaataattaaataaataaaatgagtttaaaataagatatgaaaataatttattgattttaaatttattttatatttctttttatttttatttccttttactttgtttttaatcttatttcccttgaacttttcaaaatcaaacatagccttaacaaatcaaattattttgctTTAATTGTTGtagttttcatttaattttaggaagtatGAATAAAAGTAACAAGCTTATGTGGCTTTTAGGAAATATTCATTGTTTTAGAGTCATATAGTTTAGAGTATGTTCAAATTcgaagaaaagatagaaaatatagaatttgaacctctaattttcaattatttgggACAAGATCAGAAAACTAATCCGCCATTTGGCCAAGTCTTTCCATTTTTTGGAAAGCCAAAAGATTTGAACACTGACATGAGTTTCAATTTCTCTTATGGACTTCTCCTCAATTTTATTGGTAACCAAACACATTTGTtgctgtctctctctctctctctctctctctctttatgtGCTTGTCatatactctctctctctctctctctgttaaTGTCTCTATGTTAATGTTCATGTGCTTGTCATACAGCTTTTCCATCAATTTCTCACAAAAAATCCTTGTGGAAGGTCTATTAGACATTTAGACATCTTTAGGATTGACATtgcttataaaatttaaaaaagaaaaagaaaaaaaaagaaagattagaGACTAAATTGAGACACAAGTGAATATATAGtatgatttgtataatttacATCATATGCTTTCCAATCCCATCCTTATTTCATCAAAGcataaaatattaactaaaaatgtcacatttttgaaaaataatatgctATCATCTTCTAATCTGACCTCTCATCATGTATGTCAAATATAggctaaattaattttataagttcaattaataaaaatatatataccttTAATATACTAATATAAGAGAAGATAATAGCTTTTCCTCTTAATTATTAccattgaaatttgaaatttaaaaacttattaatcTTACTAAAAGTGATAGcatatagtaaaaaaataattaaaatattctgCATAAAAGCCAAATCAAACAAATCAATAAGAATCCAAGATTATGCTTAAGCCAAAGTGTTAGTATTAACACAAAGATGTGTTGAAGAACTTGGTTAAGAGAAGAAGGAACCTGATTAGGAAGTAGGAGTGCAGGATAATCAGCTGAAACACTTTGATCTTGCAGCTGCAGCTCCTTTCCTGTGCTCCTAGAAACTTTTGCCTCTGAACGCCAAACATGAGAAGAACTCATCTGCCTCATTTTCATCTACCAATAGTCTCCACAGGAACAAATCCCATCTCTGAAATGGTGGAAGCGCTTGTTATCTCTCACAACTATATCCCTGTTGACTACCTTTGATATGAATTTGGCCGCGTTGTGACAATCCCCACAAATGCGAAGATTCTTGTACACCCTAACAGGTAAACCTTTAGCTGTATTCAGCAGCCCAAAAGAAATTGCAAGCTTCTCACTATGTCCCCGTAGTATCCCTATTTTATCCTCTTCTTCCAAGTCATGCAGCACTGAACCTGTATCTGGTGTATATCCAATGCTACTTATCTTCGCCTCTAGTCTTCTCCATGTCTCTCGGACCTCTTCCAACTCTGGGAGCATTTCGTCACCAATGAAGAAGTTATGAACTTTCCCTCCAACTTCAATCCAACTACAGCCAGCATCCTTTTGAAGGCCAATGTCCTTCATCCTTCCCCTCACCCTTCTCACATCATCCCATTTGCCTGATCCagcaaataaatttgagattaaCACATAATTCTCAGGTTTTTCTGGCTCCAGTTCTAGTAACTTGTTGGCGACTTTCTCCCCCAAACCCAAGTTACCATGAATTCTACAGGAACTGAGCAATGAACTCCAAATTCTAGAATCAGGATCCCCAGGCATCTCTTCTATAAGCCTCAAAGCATCATCTATTCGTCCCGCACGACCTAGCATATCCACCACACAAGTATAATGCTCTAACTTTGGCTCTATGTTGTGCAAATTCAGCATCTGATTGAAATATTCTAGACCATCTTCAACCAGCCCAGCATGGCTACATGCCATAAGGATACCAGTGAATGTGAAATCATCAGGCTTGAGGCCCAATCTTAGCATTTTTTCAAATAGCTCTAAGGCCTCTATTCCGCGGCCATGAATTCCATATCCCGCAATTATAACATTCCATGATGCCACATCTTTCTCCCTCAGTCTGTCAAAAACCCTTTGAGAATGCTCTATGCATCCACCTTTTGCATACATATCTATGATTGAAGAACTGACAAATATGTCTTCAGTCAAGTGGGCTTTTAAAGCAAAGCAGTGGAGTTCTTTCCCCAGTCGCAAAGCTGACAGCTGCGAACAAGCGCCACACACACTCATTATTGCAATCTCATAAGGTTGGATTCCATCAGAAAGCATTTGACGGAAGAGATTTATGGCTTCGTCAGGGAGTCCATTCTGTGAGTAGCCTGCAATCATCGCATTCCAAGGTACTAGACTTTTATGCTCCATCCCATCAAATAATACTTGGGCAGCAAAGGGTTTCCCACAACAAATATAAAGTGATAGTAGTGAGATACCAATAAATGGATCCACTTCTAACCCATTTCTTAGGGCAAATCCATGAATTTCTTCACCGTAGTGTAGGGATTTCATGCGGGAACATGCTAAAAGTAAGCTACCAATGGTAAACCAGTCAGGATCCAGCCCTGAGTCTGTCATTTGAAGGTACAAATCTAAAGCCTTTCTAGGATCTGAATTTTGTGCATAGCCACAAAGTAGAGCATTCCAAGAACTCACTGTCTTGGTATCCATAAGATCAAAGACACGCTCAGAAGAACATAACGCCCCACACCTCGTGTAGGCTGCAATAAAAGCATTTGCCACCAGTTCATTGCATTGTAACCCATGTCTCCATGAATAACCATGAAGTTCCTTCAAGCTCCGTAATTCTGACCTCTCTAAACAAACTGGTAATACATTCAAAATGGTAAACTCATCTGCTTTCATTTTGGCATCTTCAGTTTGCATTTTCTGCAAAAGATAAAAGGTTCGACACACATCCTCTTCTCTAGCATAACCACCAATCATGGAATTCCAggaaacaatatttttcttatcattcttGTCAAATAAGAGTTGAGCTTCAGACAAGAACCTACATTTTGAATACATGTCAATCAATGAATTATTCACCATTAGTTCCTCATTCAACCCCAATTTCACAGCCAAACCATGAACTGCCATCCCCTTTTCAATATCCTCTTCCCCTGCACACACTGGTAGTACAGTCACAAGAGTAGCAACATCCGGTACAAAACTTTCCTCACCCACCAACATTTCTCTAAACGTATTAACACTTTCTTGCAAAAATCCATTCTCTGAAAATCCACAAATAATCGAATTCCAAGAAACTAAGTTTCTTTCAGGCATATGTTCAAACACTTTAACTGCTTCTTCGACAAGTCCACATTTCCCATACATTGCAATCAAAGCATTGCCCACAAACACATCAGAAACCAAATCCATCTTCGTCGCCATTCCATGAATTATTTGTCCCAATCCCAAATCCAAAAGCCCAGCACAAGCCTTAATCACGCATGGCAATGTAAAATTATCGGGTTTATGCTCAGTCACCGAAATCAACTCAGAGAAGATAGACATTGCATCTTCAAAAAGTTCATTTCTGGTGTACGCACTAACAATTGCATTCCACTGAAACAAGTTCTTCCTCCGCAATTTATCAAAAACCATACGAGAATCCGAAGGAGACCCACACATTGAGTACATTGTAATGATTCGGGTGTTGAGAACAAAATCATTACAGAACTGGGTCGACGCAGAAACCATCTCATGGAGTCTCCGGCCAACCTCAATGTCTTTCCGTTGTCCACAGGCCTGTAAAAGAACACCCATAGCCTCTGATCTCTGGCCGGAATCCAAAACGACATCGTCTGACTCTCTTTGAAGAAAATCCAAAGCTTCCTTGAGGTTTCCAGATTCGCAGAGCTTCTTAATCTCATGTAATGAAGAGAATTGACGGTTTGT is part of the Vitis riparia cultivar Riparia Gloire de Montpellier isolate 1030 chromosome 17, EGFV_Vit.rip_1.0, whole genome shotgun sequence genome and harbors:
- the LOC117904906 gene encoding uncharacterized protein LOC117904906; the protein is MKMRQMSSSHVWRSEAKVSRSTGKELQLQDQSVSADYPALLLPNQFAFVNSMASPPPSPSSVANSQNSTSKTSLLPKAEPKPEPQVDGAAGNGMLDFLEKKPVVDNGGLSDVLEVKPKLQESSRDIDNPETINKFKKYEADYIRMLMGKYFSKKDPYGANIYSQKLMVEDETIRSSRFPATRSYADPVQGFEDQSGNASPAAETPTGISNGKQQAPKKSS
- the LOC117904905 gene encoding pentatricopeptide repeat-containing protein At1g18485; amino-acid sequence: MAAVVPAPPLSWRSHHSRTTVFYRITLKSKNKYSLHSIFTPIASLSLSAQTHQTKSLSFANSSTNRQFSSLHEIKKLCESGNLKEALDFLQRESDDVVLDSGQRSEAMGVLLQACGQRKDIEVGRRLHEMVSASTQFCNDFVLNTRIITMYSMCGSPSDSRMVFDKLRRKNLFQWNAIVSAYTRNELFEDAMSIFSELISVTEHKPDNFTLPCVIKACAGLLDLGLGQIIHGMATKMDLVSDVFVGNALIAMYGKCGLVEEAVKVFEHMPERNLVSWNSIICGFSENGFLQESVNTFREMLVGEESFVPDVATLVTVLPVCAGEEDIEKGMAVHGLAVKLGLNEELMVNNSLIDMYSKCRFLSEAQLLFDKNDKKNIVSWNSMIGGYAREEDVCRTFYLLQKMQTEDAKMKADEFTILNVLPVCLERSELRSLKELHGYSWRHGLQCNELVANAFIAAYTRCGALCSSERVFDLMDTKTVSSWNALLCGYAQNSDPRKALDLYLQMTDSGLDPDWFTIGSLLLACSRMKSLHYGEEIHGFALRNGLEVDPFIGISLLSLYICCGKPFAAQVLFDGMEHKSLVPWNAMIAGYSQNGLPDEAINLFRQMLSDGIQPYEIAIMSVCGACSQLSALRLGKELHCFALKAHLTEDIFVSSSIIDMYAKGGCIEHSQRVFDRLREKDVASWNVIIAGYGIHGRGIEALELFEKMLRLGLKPDDFTFTGILMACSHAGLVEDGLEYFNQMLNLHNIEPKLEHYTCVVDMLGRAGRIDDALRLIEEMPGDPDSRIWSSLLSSCRIHGNLGLGEKVANKLLELEPEKPENYVLISNLFAGSGKWDDVRRVRGRMKDIGLQKDAGCSWIEVGGKVHNFFIGDEMLPELEEVRETWRRLEAKISSIGYTPDTGSVLHDLEEEDKIGILRGHSEKLAISFGLLNTAKGLPVRVYKNLRICGDCHNAAKFISKVVNRDIVVRDNKRFHHFRDGICSCGDYW